From Chloroflexota bacterium, the proteins below share one genomic window:
- the gltA gene encoding NADPH-dependent glutamate synthase, which translates to MAKVAPRNEMPRQDPKVRARNFNEVALGYSHEQAVAEANRCLQCKKPTCIEGCPVQVRIPEFIFALREGDMWGAVTALKDKNNLPAICGRVCPQETQCEASCVLGKKFEPVAIGRLERYVADWEIAQGVRTPTVAPPNGKSVAVIGSGPAGLTCAGDLAKMGYRVTIFESLHAPGGVLIYGIPEFRLPKSIVATEVKYVQSLGVEIKLNTVVGKLYTVDELLAHGYDAVFLGTGAGLPMFMNIPGENYNGVYSANEFLTRVNLMKAYLFPEYDTPIMIGRRVAVIGAGNVAMDAARCALRLGAEEVHIIYRRTKAEAPARAEELANAEEEGIQFHYLTTPVEVLGTEKGWVRGIRLQKQQLGEPDASGRPRPVPIPGSEYDMEVDMVIMALGTRPNPMVFTDTPDLERTKHGTVVANEETGRTKKPRVWAGGDIVTGAATVISAMGAGKRAAADIDAYLRDPSQPWWVEKTE; encoded by the coding sequence CGAAGCGAATCGCTGCTTGCAGTGCAAGAAACCCACGTGCATTGAGGGTTGCCCGGTGCAAGTACGCATCCCCGAGTTCATCTTCGCTCTGCGCGAAGGGGATATGTGGGGTGCTGTAACGGCATTGAAGGACAAGAATAACCTACCAGCGATTTGTGGGCGCGTGTGTCCGCAAGAGACCCAGTGCGAAGCATCCTGTGTGTTGGGCAAGAAATTCGAACCCGTAGCGATTGGCCGTCTGGAGCGGTATGTGGCCGACTGGGAGATTGCACAGGGCGTGCGCACGCCCACCGTCGCTCCTCCCAATGGCAAGAGCGTGGCCGTGATTGGTTCTGGCCCAGCCGGGCTGACCTGTGCTGGCGACTTGGCTAAGATGGGCTACAGGGTAACCATTTTCGAATCGCTACATGCGCCGGGTGGCGTGCTCATCTACGGCATCCCCGAATTCCGCTTGCCCAAGTCCATTGTAGCTACTGAGGTCAAGTACGTGCAGAGCCTGGGCGTGGAGATAAAGCTAAATACGGTAGTCGGCAAGTTGTACACCGTGGACGAACTGCTCGCCCATGGCTACGATGCTGTTTTCCTTGGGACAGGAGCAGGTCTGCCCATGTTTATGAACATCCCTGGCGAGAACTATAACGGGGTATACAGTGCCAACGAGTTCCTGACCAGGGTCAACTTGATGAAAGCCTACCTGTTCCCCGAATACGATACTCCTATCATGATTGGACGACGGGTGGCGGTGATCGGCGCAGGCAATGTGGCGATGGACGCTGCTCGCTGCGCTCTGCGCCTGGGCGCTGAAGAGGTGCACATCATTTACCGCCGCACCAAAGCAGAAGCGCCTGCACGCGCTGAGGAATTGGCCAATGCCGAGGAAGAGGGCATCCAGTTCCACTATCTGACTACGCCAGTCGAGGTCTTGGGCACAGAGAAAGGCTGGGTGCGCGGCATTCGCCTGCAGAAGCAGCAATTGGGCGAGCCTGATGCCAGCGGCAGGCCGCGGCCTGTACCCATCCCGGGCTCGGAGTACGACATGGAAGTGGACATGGTCATCATGGCTCTAGGCACACGCCCTAACCCCATGGTTTTCACTGACACGCCGGATTTGGAGCGAACTAAACATGGTACAGTAGTGGCAAACGAGGAAACAGGGCGCACCAAAAAACCACGGGTGTGGGCTGGTGGCGACATTGTAACGGGTGCTGCCACAGTCATTAGCGCCATGGGCGCCGGTAAGCGCGCGGCCGCAGACATTGATGCCTATCTGAGGGACCCCTCACAACCATGGTGGGTAGAGAAAACAGAATAG